One region of Tachysurus vachellii isolate PV-2020 chromosome 11, HZAU_Pvac_v1, whole genome shotgun sequence genomic DNA includes:
- the piwil1 gene encoding piwi-like protein 1 → MSGRARARPRGRARGQETGAPGAQPPLPQKEAQAVWPPPPERELPGRGRQKSAPVVAAEAVLQISAGFQQVKLGERGGRRRDFHDSGVNTRQLMEHVKESKTGLSGSPIELRANYVRLLSRPQWALFQYHVDFKPPMESRRVRMALLYSHEDVLGTTKTYDGTILFLPHRLHDTETVLWTENKLGEKVQITITLTNELHPSSPVCLQFYNIIFRRILKILNMQQIGRHYYNPDDPLNIPQHRLTIWPGFVTNILQYESSIMLCLDVSHKVLRSETVLDFMCNLRQQCGDQRFVDVCTKELVGVVVLTKYNNKTYRVDDIAWDHTPTNTFKKGDTDISFKDYYMTQYNLQITDENQVLLVSHIKRMGPTGAPPPGPALLIPEFCYLTGLTDNMRNDFTIMRDLATHTRLSPEQRENRLNRFISKINKNASAQDALGRWGLNFENKMLNLTGRVLPAERILQGGRAYEYNPWVADWSKEMRGLPLINSIPLGNWLMFFTRRNADIAHSLMQTLNKVSGPMGIRMQRPGMIEYDDRQEALLRALQQNVGQQVQMVVVILPTNRKDKYDCVKKYLCVECPTPSQCVVARTLTKPQALMTIATKIALQMNCKMGGELWSVEIPLKHLMIVGIDCYHDTAAGKRSIGALVANLNQGMSRWFSKCVLQSRGQEIIDGLKVALQAALKTYFRYNKCLPSRIIVYRDGVGDGMLQSVVNYEVPQIMQSIKAMGEDYAPKLTVVVVKKRIASRFFTLLDARLSNPPPGTVIDTEVTRPEWYDFFIVSQAVRMGSVSPTHYNVVYDSSGLKPDHMQRLTYKLCHLYYNWQGIVRVPAPCQYAHKLAFLVGQSIHREPNVNLDDLLYYL, encoded by the exons ATGTCCGGACGCGCGAGAGCAAGACCACGTGGCAGAGCGCGTGGCCAAGAGACTGGGGCCCCAGGCGCG CAACCGCCTCTGCCTCAGAAGGAAGCTCAAGCCGTGTGGCCACCACCGCCTGAGAGAGAGCTCCCAGGGAGGGGAAGACAGAAATCTGCCCCCGTGGTGGCGGCAGAAG CTGTGCTCCAGATTTCTGCTGGCTTCCAGCAAGTGAAGCTTGGCGAGAGAGGAGGACGCAGGCGGGACTTCCATGATTCTGGCGTTAACACTCGCCAACTGATGGAACATGTCAAGGAGTCCAAGACAG gtttGTCTGGATCTCCCATTGAGCTCAGAGCGAACTATGTGCGTCTGTTGTCGCGGCCCCAGTGGGCTCTGTTCCAGTATCATGTGGATTTTAAGCCTCCCATGGAGTCTCGGCGCGTGCGCATGGCACTGCTGTATAGTCACGAGGACGTACTAGGCACAACGAAGACTTATGATGGAACTATCCTCTTCCTGCCTCATCGACTTCATGACACT GAGACAGTGCTGTGGACTGAAAACAAGCTTGGAGAGAAAGTGCAGATCACGATCACACTGACCAATGAGCTGCATCCATCTTCTCCTGTATGTCTGCAGTTCTATAACATTATCTTCAGGCG GATTCTGAAGATTCTAAACATGCAGCAGATTGGGCGTCATTACTACAACCCAGACGACCCCCTGAACATCCCACAGCACAG GCTGACCATCTGGCCTGGCTTTGTGACCAACATCCTGCAGTACGAGTCCAGCATCATGCTGTGTCTTGATGTGAGCCATAAGGTTTTGCGCAGTGAGACTGTTCTCGACTTCATGTGCAACTTGAGACAGCAGTGTGGAGACCAGCGCTTTGTTGACGTCTGTACCAAAGAGCTAGTCGGAGTCGTCGTCCTCACCAA gtaTAACAACAAGACCTACAGGGTTGATGACATCGCTTGGGACCACACGCCCACCAACACCTTCAAGAAAGGAGACACTGATATAAGTTTCAAAGATTACTATATGACG CAATACAATCTGCAGATCACTGATGAGAATCAGGTACTGCTGGTCAGTCATATTAAAAGAATGGGCCCTACAGGAGCTCCTCCACCAGGACCTGCCTTACTCATCCCGGAGTTCTGCTACCTCACAG GTCTGACTGATAACATGCGCAACGATTTTACCATCATGAGGGATCTTGCCACTCACACCAGACTGTCCCCAGAACAGAGGGAGAACCGCCTCAACAGATTCATTagcaaaataaacaa GAACGCCAGCGCTCAGGATGCACTCGGAAGATGGGGTCTAAACTTTGAGAACAAGATGCTGAATCTGACTGGAAGAGTCCTTCCTGCTGAAAGGATCCTCCAGGGAGGAAGAGCC tACGAGTACAACCCGTGGGTCGCGGATTGGTCTAAAGAGATGCGAGGACTTCCTCTGATCAACAGCATACCTCTGGGAAACTGGCTGATGTTCTTTACACGCCGTAACGCTGACATCGCTCACTCCCTGATGCAGACCCTCAACAAAGTGTCTGGGCCCATGGGCATCCGAATGCAGAGGCCAGGAAT GATCGAGTACGACGATCGACAGGAGGCTCTTCTGAGAGCTCTGCAGCAGAATGTGGGGCAACAAGTTCAAATG GTGGTCGTCATCCTGCCCACCAACCGTAAGGATAAATATGATTGTGTGAAGAAGTACCTGTGTGTGGAATGTCCCACTCCAAGCCAGTGTGTGGTGGCGCGCACCCTCACCAAACCTCAGGCTCTCATGACCATAGCCACAAAAATTGCCCTGCAGATGAACTGCAAGATGGGAGGAGAGCTGTGGAGTGTCGAGATCCCG TTGAAGCACTTGATGATTGTGGGTATCGACTGCTACCACGACACTGCTGCAGGAAAGAGATCCATCGGTGCACTGGTGGCCAACCTCAACCAGGGCATGTCcag GTGGTTTTCAAAGTGTGTCTTACAGAGCCGTGGTCAAGAGATCATCGACGGACTCAAAGTGGCTCTGCAGG CTGCACTGAAGACCTACTTCAGATACAACAAATGTTTGCCATCTCGCATAATCGTGTACCGCGATGGCGTGGGCGACGGCATGCTGCAGAGCGTCGTCAACTACGAAGTGCCTCAGATCATGCAGTCCATCAAGGCGATGGGAGAAGATTATGC GCCCAAGCTGACCGTGGTGGTGGTGAAAAAACGCATCGCTTCCAGATTTTTCACTCTCCTCGATGCCAGACTGTCCAACCCTCCTCCTGGGACGGTCATCGACACTGAAGTAACCCGGCCTGAGTG GTACGATTTCTTCATTGTGAGTCAGGCCGTGCGCATGGGCAGCGTCTCCCCTACTCACTACAACGTGGTGTACGACAGCAGTGGCCTCAAACCAGACCACATGCAGAGACTCACCTACAAGCTTTGTCACCTGTATTATAACTGGCAG GGAATTGTGCGAGTTCCTGCACCGTGTCAGTACGCTCACAAACTGGCCTTCCTGGTCGGTCAGAGCATCCACAGGGAGCCCAACGTCAACCTGGACGACTTGCTCTACTACCTGTAA